A window of Apodemus sylvaticus chromosome 9, mApoSyl1.1, whole genome shotgun sequence contains these coding sequences:
- the Med20 gene encoding mediator of RNA polymerase II transcription subunit 20 gives MGVTCVSQMPVAEGKSVQQTVELLTKKLEMLGAEKQGTFCVDCETYHTAASTLGSQGQAGKLMYVMHNSECPLSCFALFENGPCLIADTNFDVLMVKLKGFFQSAKASKIETRGTRYQYCDFLVKVGTVTMGPSARGISVEVEYGPCVVASDCWNLLLEFLQSFLGSHTPGAPTVFGNRHDAVYGPADTMIQYMELFNKIRKQQQVPVAGIR, from the exons TGTGTCCCAGATGCCCGTGGCTGAGGGCAAAAGTGTCCAGCAGACAGTGGAGCTCCTCACCAAGAAATTGGAGATGCTTGGAGCGGAGAAACAAGGAACATTTTGTGTGGACTGTGAGACTTACCACACAGCTGCCTCCACCCTGGGCAGCCAAG GCCAGGCTGGGAAGCTGATGTACGTGATGCATAACTCTGAGTGCCCACTGAGCTGCTTTGCCCTCTTTGAGAATGGCCCTTGCCTTATTGCTGACACCAACTTCGATGTGCTCATGGTAAAGCTCAAGGGCTTTTTCCAGAGTGCCAAGGCCAGCAAGATTGAGACCCGGGGTACTCGCTACCAGTATTGTGACTTCCTGGTGAAGGTGGGCACGGTCACAATGGGGCCCAGTGCCCGTGGCATCTCTGTGGAG GTGGAGTATGGCCCTTGTGTGGTGGCTAGTGATTGCTGGAacctcctgcttgagttcctacaGAGTTTTTTAGGTAGCCACACACCAGGGGCACCCACAGTATTTGGGAACAGACATGATGCAGTCTATGGGCCAGCAGATACTATGATACAGTACATGGAACTCTTCAACAAGATCCGCAAACAGCAGCAAGTGCCTGTGGCTGGGATCCGTTAG